The following nucleotide sequence is from Kiritimatiellia bacterium.
CTGTCCATCCTCGGCCTGCTGGGCGGCGTTATGCTGATCGGCGTCGTGGTGAACAACGCGATCCTGATGATGGACGAGGTCAACGTCCTGCGCCGCGAACAGGGCCTGCACAAGCGGGAGGCCATGCTCAAGGCCGCGGTCGACAAGTTCCGGCCGATCTGCATGACCTCGATCGCCGCCGTGCTGGGCATGCTGCCCATGGCGCTGGGATCCGGCCTGGGCAGCGAGATTCGCGCGAGCATCGGCATCGGTTCGGTCGGCGGCATGGTGGTGTCCAGCCTGCTTTCGCTCTACTTCATTCCCCTGCTCTACATCCTGGTGGGCCAGACCGACCGCCGCCAGGACCGGCACCGCGCAAAGATGGAAGAGGAAGCCGCGCCCCCGCCGCCCGTACAAGCGGGTTGATGCCGCCGGCCCGGGGGCGTAGGATGGCGCGGTAAACGAGGGACGATTATGCCGCTGAAAACCATCGTCGAGAAACGCCGCCAGGGCGGATACCTGGTGCGGCTCGAGGGCCGCCTGGATTCCGCGACCGCGCCGGCCTGCGAGAAGAAGCTCATGCCGCTGCTCCAGGAAAACGTCCGCACGATCGTCCTGGACGCCGCCGGGCTGGAATACATCAGCAGCATGGGCCTGCGGATCGTGCTGGAGATCCGGAAGCAACTGGCGGCGCGCAAGGGGCACCTGGTGCTGGCGCATCTCCAGCCGGCCGTCGCCCAGGTCTTCGAGGTCGCCGACATCCTGCCGCGCACGGGGATTTTCGATTCCGTCGAGAGCGCGGATATCTTCCTCGACGCCATCCAGCGCCGGGAGCAGGTCAAGGGCTCCGACGAATCCGACTGACCGACCCCGGCGCCGTCCGCGGGCTTGCCTATCCCCCGCCGCGCGGGTACAAGGCGAGGGGTCATGGCGATCCGACTCGAGGTTTCCCTGAATCCGCGCATCCCGGATGCCCGCGGCCGTGATGCCGCCGCCCGGGCGCGACGATTCCTGCGCGCGCCTGTTTCGTCCTGCCGGACCCGCGACGTCTACCTCGTGGACATGCCCCTCTCGCCGGCCGGGATCGGCCGCGTCCGCCGGGCCTTCGCCGATCCCGTCACCGCCCGCGCCGCCGCCGGCCGCCTCCCCCCTCCGCGGTTCGACTGGCTGATCGAGGTCGGGTTCCGGCCCGGCGTGACCGACAACCTCGGACACACGGCCCGCGAGGCGATCGCCGACGTCCTCGACCGCGAGCCCGGGCCGCGCGAAGGCGTCTACACCGCCACCCAGTACTTCCTGCGCGGACCGAAGCTCGCGCGCGGCGACGCCGAGCGGATCGGCCGCGACCTGCTGGCGAACGAGCTGATCCAGACCTGCCGCGTTTTCTCGCCCGCCGAATGGGCCGCCTCGAGCCCCGACACCGAGCCCCCCGTCGTCCGCGAGACCGTCGAGCCGCAGGCCCGCCCGGTCGACCTCGGCGGCCCGGACGACGAGTTGCTCCGCATCAGCCGGGACGGCGTCCTGTCCCTCGATCTCGGCGAGATGCAGGCGATCCGCGACTACTTCGCCCGGCCCGACGTCCGGTCTGCGCGGGACGCCCTAGGCCTGCCCGCCGCGCCAACGGACGTCGAGGTGGAATGCCTTGCCCAGACCTGGTCCGAACACTGCAAACACAAGATCTTCTCCGCGCGCATTCGCTACACGGATGAAACCGGGCGCGAAGAATGGATAGATTCCTTGTTCAAAACTTACATTCGGGGCGCGACGGAACGGATCGCGCGGGAGCGGAGCTGGCTGGTCTCGGTCTTCACGGACAACGCGGGGATCATCCGGTTCAACGAGCGGTTCCACCTCGCGGTCAAGGTCGAGACGCACAACACGCCGTCGGCGCTGGACCCGTACGGCGGCGCGATCACGGGTATCGTCGGCGTCAACCGTGACCCGATGGGCACCGGCATGGGCTGCGAACTGCTCTGCAACACATGGGGCTACTGCTTCGCCTCGCCCTTCCACGCCGGCCCCGTGCCGGAGGGGCTCATGCCCCCGCGCCGCATTCGCGACGGGGTGCACCAGGGTGTGATCGACGGCGGCAACCAGAGCGGCGTGCCCTGGATGCGCGGCTTCGAACGGTTCGACGAACGGTTCCTCGGCAAGCCGCTCGTCTTCTGCGGGACGGTCGGCCGCATCCCGTGCGCGCTGCAGGGGCGCCCTTCGGAGCGTAAAGAAGTCGCTCCCGGCGATCTGATCGTCATGTGCGGCGGGCGCATCGGCAAGGACGGCATCCACGGCGCGACGTTCTCGTCCGAGGAACTGCGCAAGGAGTCGCCCGCGCAGGCCGTGCAGATCGGCGACCCGATCACGCAGCGGCGGATGTACGAGTTCCTCGTCGAGGCCCGCGACGCGGGGCTGTACCGCGCGATCACCGACAACGGCGCGGGCGGCTTGAGCTCGTCCGTCGGCGAGATGAGCCGGTTGAGCGGCGGCGCGGACCTGGACCTCGCGCTCGCGCCGCTGAAGTACGAGGGCTTGCAACCCTGGGAAATCCTGCTCTCCGAGGCGCAGGAGCGCATGACCCTCGCGGTCCCGCCGGAACACCTCGACGCCCTGCGGGCCCTGGCGAAGCGGCGCGACGTGGAAATCACCGCGCTGGGCCGATTCACCGACGGCGGCGCGCTTGTAGTCCGCCACGGGGAGAAGGTGGTCGGCCGGATCGGCCTCGATTTCCTGCACGACGGCGGCCCGCGGATGACGCTCGAGGCCCGATGGACGCCGCCCACGTTCCCGGGCCCCGCGCGCCCGCGGGCCGGAGCGCGGACCGGCGTCCTGCTGGACCTCCTGCGCTCGCTGAACGTGTGCTCGAAGGAGTTCAAGTCGCGCCGGTACGACGCCGAGGTCAAGGGCTTGAGCGTGGTCAAGCCGTTCGTCGGCGCGCGCGCGGATATGCCGGCCGACGCGACGGTCATGCGCGTCGAGCACGGCCGCGACGAGGGCATCGTCCTCGCCGACGGCATCAATCCCTTCTTCTCCGACCTCGACGCCTACGCCATGGCCGCCTCGGTCGTGGACGAAGCGGTCCGGCGGATCATCAGCGCGGGCGGCTCGCTCGACCGGATCGCGGGCCTGGACAACTTCTGCTGGCCCGACCCCGTGCTCTCCGAAAAAACGCCCGACGGCCCGTACAAGCTCGCCCAGCTCGTCCGCGCGAACCGCGCGCTGTACGACGTGACCACGGCGTACGGCGTGCCCTGCATCTCGGGCAAGGACAGCATGAAAAACGATTCCGTGCGCGGCGGGAAAAAGATCTCGATCCCGCCGACGCTGCTCTTTTCCACGATCGGCGTCCTCGACGACGTGCGCCGCGCCGTGACGCCGGACTTCAAGCAGGCCGGCGACTTCATCTACGCGATCGGCCTGACGCGGGACGAGCTGGGCGCGTCGGAATACCATCGTTGGCTCGCCGCGCGGCAAGGCCGGGCCGGCGCGTGCGGCGGGACGCCGCCGGCGCTGGACGCGGACCTTGCCGGGCGGCTTTACCGGGCGATGGGCGAGGCGACCCGGGCGGGGCGGCTGCGCTCTTCGCATACGCCAACCCTCGGGGGGCTGGCCGTCGCGCTGGCGCTGGCCGCGATGGGCGGGGACCTCGGCGCGGACGCCGACCTCGCGGCCGCGCCCGGGGCGCGGGAGCTGGACGACGACGCGCTGCTCTTCTCGGAATCGAACAGCCGGTTCGTGGTCACCTGCGCGCCGGACCGGGCGGCGGAGCTGGAATCGCGGTTCGCGGGGCTGCCGTGCGCGCGGATCGGGACGGTGATCGCGGAGCCGCGGGTGCAACTGCGCATCGGCGGCCGGCGCAAGGCGGATGTATCCGTCGAGAAGATTCGAGGCGCTTTCAAGGAAACGCTGGATGGCTTCTGACCCCTCCATTCTCATCCTGACGGGGCACGGGCTCAACTGCGAGGCCGAGTCGGCCTATGCCTGGGAGCGGGCCGGCGCTCGGGTGACGCTCGCCCATTTCAACGACGTTCTCGCCGAGCCCCGCCGCCTGCACGACCACGCGGGGCTGATGTTCATCGGCGGGTTTTCCTACGGCGACCACATGGGCTCCGGCCACGTGATGGCGCTGCGCGCGCGGCACCGGCTGCGCGAGGACCTGGAAAAATTCGCCGGCGCGGGCAAGCTGGTGCTCGGCGTCTGCAACGGCTTCCAGATCCTCGTGAAGCTCGGGCTGCTGCCGGGGCTGGACGATGACACTTTCACGCCGCGCGCGGCGCTGCTGCCGAACGAAGGCGGCGCGTTCCAGAACTTCTGGGTGCGGGTGCGGTTCGAGCCGGCCTCGCCCTGCGTGTTCACGCGCGGGCTGGAGTTCATGGATCTGCCGATCCGGCACGGCGAGGGAAAGTTCTTCGCGCCGCCGGACGCCCTGAAACGGATCGAGGCCCAACGCTTGGCCGCCTGCCGGTACGTGGACCCGGCGACCGGCGAACCGGCCGCGAGCTTCCCGCACAATCCCAACGGCTCGCTGAACGCCATCGCGGGGCTCTGCGATCCCACCGGCCGGGTGTTCGGACTCATGCCGCACCCGGAGGCCAACCTCTACCGCGAGAATCATCCCGCGTGGACTCGAGGCGTCTCCGGGGGTGATGGCTTGAAGCTGTTCCGAAACGCCGTGGACTTCCTGCGCGGCTGATCCGCGCTATTTCGACCCGGTCGCGGGTTGCTGCCACGGGGTCGAGGCGGTGGGCAGCGTCGAGCCCCACGGGCGCAGCATGTCGGCCGGCTTCCCGGCCTGGAATCCCGGCGTGGCATAGGACGGCATGGGCGACCCGCCAAACGAAGGGGGGGCAATCGGGGTCGCGCCGAACAGGCTCCCCGCCTTGCCGAGGCTCGAGGCGGGGGTTATGCCGGGCAGCGCGGAGCCCGACGGCGCGGCGGCCCGGGGCTGGGCCCCGCCCCACTCGTAGACGGAGGCCGCTGGCTTTGCCATGGCGGCCTCGCCCGGCACGAGAAGCGATCCCGGCGCGGGCGGCTCCGCGCGCGAGGACTGGCTGCGCACCGCGACCCGCTCCCGCTCGACGGCCGGGGCAAACAAGGCTTCGGTTCTCGGCATGAGCGAGCGTTCCGACCGGTCTCTCCCCTTCCAAGCGTCGGCCGGGTCTCGCTCGGAGACCTCCAGGTCGCGGTCTTCGGGATTTTCCAGGGCGCTGACCCGCGTGCGCAGCAGGCCCCCGTCGTCTTCCCGCAACGCGCGCGGATCCGCCCGGCCGTCGACCCGGGCCAGTTCCTGCGCGTCGCGCACGCCCACCTCCTCGTACACGCTCGCCGCGAGGCGGCGGTCCTCCGGCGGGTCCATCATCATGCCCGTGGCTCCGGGAACCCGCCCGCCGTCCCGGAAATCGTCGTCCTGCGCGGCGGCCTCGTCCGGGGCGGCCTCCTCGTCGCCGGTCTTGCGCCGCTCGCTGACGTCGTCGGCCAGCCAGCCCCATCCGGACTCCCGGCGCTCCTCCTCCAGGGCCTTGTCGCTTTCCGTCTTCACGTTCAGGGCCGACGGGAGCAGCCAGTTCTGGTCACGCTTGGCGCGCCTGGAAGACGACGGCGCCGGGGGCGGCAGGGTCAGGAGCATCTCGGTCGTGACGAAAAGCCCGGGCATGAACGCGGAGTCCGAGCCCAGGCTCTCGGGGGCCGTTACCCGCGGCTCTTCCGGGACCACCGGCGTGGCCGAGACGGTGACGTCGTGCATCTGCACCCGGTCCGAGTACTCGCGCCCGGCCGGCTTCCGGCGCGGCGCCGCCTCCTCTTCGGCCGCGACCGCCGCGACCGACAGCAGCGCCAGCACTGTGGTCACCACCTTCTTCACAAGATCATTGTAGGCGGCTCCCCCGGCGGCGTCAATGGAGCGCGCCGCTTGAAGCCCCGCCTCTTTCTGTTACGTTGGTTCATATGACACCGCGAACCCTCCGATTGCTCATCGCGCTGGGCGGGCTGGCGCCGGGCGCCGCCGTTGCGGCGGAGTTCCGGCTGCTGGGGGAGCAGCTCTGGTTCCAGGCCGAAAACCTGCCGCTGGCCGAGGCGCTCCAGCCGTTCGCGCAAGCCGGCGTGCGGGTCCGGATGGACCCGGCCGTCACGACCCGCGTCACGGCGGATGTCCGCGGCGAAAACGCGCAGGCCGCGCTCGCGCGGATGCTGGAGCCGCTCGGTTATGTCCTGACCTGGGACGTCGTCCAGGGCCCGCTCGGGCCCTGGCCCCGGCTCGCGGAAATCCAGGTGTTCCAGCCGGGCCGGCGCGAACAGGCGCAGCTTCTGCCGGGCCAGTCGGACAACCTGGACGTCGCGCGGGACGCGGACGGGAACCTGCTGGTGCGGGACGAAATCCTGCTGGCCTTCCAGCCGGGCAGCCGGCGCGAGGAGGTCGAGCGCCTGCTGGCGCCGTACGGCGGCGTTCTGCTCGGCGGCATCTCCGAACTCGGGATTTACCGCGTCCGGTTCCCGCCCGGCTCCAACATTACCTCCCTGGTGGAGCACCTGGGCCGCCACCCGCTCGTCAAGGCCGCGGAACCTCACCATGCCGTCGCCCTTCCCCCGCCGGCGGTCTCCGCTTCCGCGGCCGGCGCCGCCGCTGCGCCGGCCGCAAGGGGTTCGGTCCCGGTGGACGCGGCGCCCGTCGCGATCCTGGACACGGGGCTCCTGAAGGAGTCCGGGCTGTCCGCGCTGGTCGCCGGGCGCTACGACGCGCTGAACCCGGACCGGGCGGTGGACGACCGGCAGGGGCACGGCACGCAGATGGCCCTGATCGCCTCCGGCGCCGTCCTCCCGGCCGGCGCGGCGGAATCCGCGGACGGCGTTCCCGTTCTCGCGATCCGGGCCTTCGACGACCACGGTTACGCCTCCGCCTTCTCCCTGATGAACAGCATGGTCTATGCCGCGACGAACGGCGCCCGCGTGCTGAACATGAGTTGGGGCACGCCGGTCGACAGCCGGTTCCTGGCCTCGGCCATCGCGTGGGCCCAGTCCCGGGAGATCGTGGTGGTGGCCTCGGCCGGCAACGAGCCGACCGGAAAGCCCGTCTACCCGGCCGCCCTTCCCGGCGTGGTGGCGGTCTCGGCCCTGGACGCGTCGGGCGAGCCTTGGGACATGTCCAACTTCGGCCGCTTCGTGTCCGTCTCCGCGCCGGGCACGGCCAGCCTGCCCGTCGGGTATCGCGGCCCGCCGGGCGGCTACGCGGGGACCTCCATCGCCAGCGTCTATGTCGCGCGGAGCCTGGCCCTGTACCGGGCGCGGCATCCCGGGGCGACGGCCCGGCAGACGGTCGCGGCCCTCCGGCAGGCGGTGGCGCCCGGCGCCGGGGGCGCACAGGATCCGCGGCTGGGGTATGGGCGGCTCGACGCGGCGGCGCTGGGCCGGCTGCTTCCCTGACGGCGCGGCGGCCGAAAAAACTGTTGTTTGCCCGCGAAAAAGGAATACAGTGAGCCCGTCGATATCCACCGAAAGGAAAGGCAGCACATGAAAAAGTTGGGTACCTTCCTGGCGATCGCGGCCCTGGCCTGCGGTACGGCTCAAGCCGCCCAAGGGGACGCGGAAACCTGGGCAAACGAGGTCGAGGGCGGGCTGGTGATCCAGTTCCCGGGCACCGGTGATTTCGATCTCTACGACATCGGCTTCGGCGCGGAAATCCAGTATCGAAACTGGGCCCTGGACCCCTTCGGCGTGGCGTTCTCGGTGGGCTACGTCCAGTGGGAGGCGAACGAGGATTGCTACAAGCTGGGCCGCATCCACACGGACTTCGACGGCTCGGTCACGACGATTCCCCTCGGCGTCTCGGGGCTGCTCTATCTGTACGGGTCGCAGAATTTCAGCCTCATCCTCGAGGCCGGCCTGCGCTACCTCGTCACGGACAGCGACATCACCTTCAACCGCATCGTGGAAACGGAGGAGGGGAAGGTGCCGTCCAGCCTCGAGGTGGATGACAGCGTGATCGGCCTGCTGGCCCTCGAGGCGGACTACTACATCAGCAAGCAGGCCCTGATCTTCGGGGGCGTGGGCTACCAGCAGGACATCGAGCGCGGCGCGATCGACACGCCGACGGGGCCCCTCCGCGACAACGAGTTCACGAGCCTCTTCATCCGCCTCGGCGGCAAGATCGTGTTTTAGTCCCGGCCCGGGTCGGAGTCCGGCCGCCGCGCGGGAAGTCCCATGAAGACGCGGGTTCTTTTGCTCTTCCTGTGGGCCGGCGCCGCGTTCGCGCAGCCCCCCCCGACCAATCACACGCTGGCCGACCACGTGCACGAGAGCCTTAGCGGCAACGTCGCTCGATTAAGCCGGTGGGTCGACTCCTTCTTCGGGAACTTCCCCGTGGAGGAAGAGCGGCTGGGTAACCGGGTGCGGCTGATCCCGATGGTCGAGTTCCGCGAGGGCGACACCCCGGACTTGAAGCTTCGCGTGCATGCCAAGCTCCGGCTTCCCCGATTCAGCCGGCGGTTGGGGCTGGTGCTGTCGGCGTTCCGCGACGAGGACGCCGCCCAGTACGGCGTGCCCGGGCAGTTCGCCGCCGACGAGGACGTGCAGCAGGCCGCCCTGCGGTACGTGATCGAGGAGGAAAAGCGGGCGCGCTTGAGCGCGGACCTGGGCTTGCGCTTCGATCCCGAGGTGGATCCCTACCTGCGGCTGCGCTGGCGCTACCAGCTCACCGACGATCCCGTCGCCAGCCGTGTGGTCCAGTATCTCTACTGGAGCCCGCGGCGCGGGTGGGGCGAGACGTCCCGCTTCGAGATGGAATCCAAGATCGCGCCGAAGACCTTTGCGCGGTCCACAACCGCCGCCACGTGGTCGGAACGGAGCCGCGGGGTGGACTGGGCGCAAACCTTCTCGACCTGGCACTATTTCTCCCTCCGCCGCGCCGCGGGGCTGGAGTGGCTGACCGAGGGCTTCACGGATCCCCGGGCCTCGCTGGAAAAAAGCCGGCTCTCGCTCAAGTACCGGCGGCGC
It contains:
- a CDS encoding phosphoribosylformylglycinamidine synthase; amino-acid sequence: MAIRLEVSLNPRIPDARGRDAAARARRFLRAPVSSCRTRDVYLVDMPLSPAGIGRVRRAFADPVTARAAAGRLPPPRFDWLIEVGFRPGVTDNLGHTAREAIADVLDREPGPREGVYTATQYFLRGPKLARGDAERIGRDLLANELIQTCRVFSPAEWAASSPDTEPPVVRETVEPQARPVDLGGPDDELLRISRDGVLSLDLGEMQAIRDYFARPDVRSARDALGLPAAPTDVEVECLAQTWSEHCKHKIFSARIRYTDETGREEWIDSLFKTYIRGATERIARERSWLVSVFTDNAGIIRFNERFHLAVKVETHNTPSALDPYGGAITGIVGVNRDPMGTGMGCELLCNTWGYCFASPFHAGPVPEGLMPPRRIRDGVHQGVIDGGNQSGVPWMRGFERFDERFLGKPLVFCGTVGRIPCALQGRPSERKEVAPGDLIVMCGGRIGKDGIHGATFSSEELRKESPAQAVQIGDPITQRRMYEFLVEARDAGLYRAITDNGAGGLSSSVGEMSRLSGGADLDLALAPLKYEGLQPWEILLSEAQERMTLAVPPEHLDALRALAKRRDVEITALGRFTDGGALVVRHGEKVVGRIGLDFLHDGGPRMTLEARWTPPTFPGPARPRAGARTGVLLDLLRSLNVCSKEFKSRRYDAEVKGLSVVKPFVGARADMPADATVMRVEHGRDEGIVLADGINPFFSDLDAYAMAASVVDEAVRRIISAGGSLDRIAGLDNFCWPDPVLSEKTPDGPYKLAQLVRANRALYDVTTAYGVPCISGKDSMKNDSVRGGKKISIPPTLLFSTIGVLDDVRRAVTPDFKQAGDFIYAIGLTRDELGASEYHRWLAARQGRAGACGGTPPALDADLAGRLYRAMGEATRAGRLRSSHTPTLGGLAVALALAAMGGDLGADADLAAAPGARELDDDALLFSESNSRFVVTCAPDRAAELESRFAGLPCARIGTVIAEPRVQLRIGGRRKADVSVEKIRGAFKETLDGF
- a CDS encoding phosphoribosylformylglycinamidine synthase subunit PurQ, yielding MASDPSILILTGHGLNCEAESAYAWERAGARVTLAHFNDVLAEPRRLHDHAGLMFIGGFSYGDHMGSGHVMALRARHRLREDLEKFAGAGKLVLGVCNGFQILVKLGLLPGLDDDTFTPRAALLPNEGGAFQNFWVRVRFEPASPCVFTRGLEFMDLPIRHGEGKFFAPPDALKRIEAQRLAACRYVDPATGEPAASFPHNPNGSLNAIAGLCDPTGRVFGLMPHPEANLYRENHPAWTRGVSGGDGLKLFRNAVDFLRG
- a CDS encoding S8 family serine peptidase, whose translation is MTPRTLRLLIALGGLAPGAAVAAEFRLLGEQLWFQAENLPLAEALQPFAQAGVRVRMDPAVTTRVTADVRGENAQAALARMLEPLGYVLTWDVVQGPLGPWPRLAEIQVFQPGRREQAQLLPGQSDNLDVARDADGNLLVRDEILLAFQPGSRREEVERLLAPYGGVLLGGISELGIYRVRFPPGSNITSLVEHLGRHPLVKAAEPHHAVALPPPAVSASAAGAAAAPAARGSVPVDAAPVAILDTGLLKESGLSALVAGRYDALNPDRAVDDRQGHGTQMALIASGAVLPAGAAESADGVPVLAIRAFDDHGYASAFSLMNSMVYAATNGARVLNMSWGTPVDSRFLASAIAWAQSREIVVVASAGNEPTGKPVYPAALPGVVAVSALDASGEPWDMSNFGRFVSVSAPGTASLPVGYRGPPGGYAGTSIASVYVARSLALYRARHPGATARQTVAALRQAVAPGAGGAQDPRLGYGRLDAAALGRLLP
- a CDS encoding STAS domain-containing protein, which encodes MPLKTIVEKRRQGGYLVRLEGRLDSATAPACEKKLMPLLQENVRTIVLDAAGLEYISSMGLRIVLEIRKQLAARKGHLVLAHLQPAVAQVFEVADILPRTGIFDSVESADIFLDAIQRREQVKGSDESD
- a CDS encoding efflux RND transporter permease subunit, giving the protein LSILGLLGGVMLIGVVVNNAILMMDEVNVLRREQGLHKREAMLKAAVDKFRPICMTSIAAVLGMLPMALGSGLGSEIRASIGIGSVGGMVVSSLLSLYFIPLLYILVGQTDRRQDRHRAKMEEEAAPPPPVQAG